The sequence below is a genomic window from Ornithobacterium rhinotracheale.
TAAAAATGCTTAAAAGTTCTAAAGCCACTTAGATGAAAAAGAATCATTATGGTGATTACTTCAGCGTTACTCATTTTGGGTTTCTTTTTGGGAGGCTTTCCGAGAAGAAAAGGTTGAGTGAATTTTTCAAAATCATTACAAAAGTCATCAACAATACAAAAAATATCCGTAATTTTGTGGTAATTAATCATGAGAAATAGTTGTTAAATAATTGAATTTTAAAAACTTAAAAATACAACTATTTCTCTTTTTATACAACTTATTTCCCTTAAAATATTAATCGAACTCAGGTATTTAGCACAAATTCACTTTAATTTTGTTCAAATCTCTCTTGAATACGAAAAAATTGAGATACTGAATCATGGTAAAAGAAGTGATTTTTGACAGTATTCTTGTAATGAATCCCTGAAAAGTTTTGGCTAAGTTGATGCCCATTAAAAACTGTCCGCACAGCTGGGAAAAATTCGTCTCAATACGTTTTCTAATTCTTGATTTGACTTTTGGAAACGCTACAAAATCATGCTGGTTTTTCCGCATCGGAACGGATAAATTGATGTTAGAACAGTTAAATAAATCCAGTTGAATTTCCTTGCTGATATAGCCTCTATCCCCGATTAACTCACAGTTTTTAAAGTCTTCTTTGATGTCTTTCAGGTAGTTGACATCATGGACATTAGCAGGTGTAAAATCAAAGGAATGAAAGATGCCATTTTTGTCGCAAACCGCATGAAGTTTGTACCCAAAATACTTTGATTTTTTGGCAGCACAATACCCAAATGAGGGGTGTATTTCATCGGTGGAACAGATGGCGGAACGATGGGCTCTACTCACTTTACAAATTTCAATAGGGGTTGAATCTACGATAAAAACATCGGTAAAATCTGAGAATTTTTCACTTAAGGTCTTCCTTATTTTTTCGATGTATGAAAAAAGTTTTCGTTTTCTTTTGTTGTAAACGCTTCTTTCTATTTTGCTGTCTAATTCTGTTCCAGCGATGCATCTAAATAGCTGAAGTTCAGAGTTTATAGACATATATTCCGCGGTAATGTTCAGTGCCACTAATTCCATATCAGACAATTTCGGTTTTCGGATTTTCTTTTTAGTAGGAATATTTTTGCAAGTTTCTTTCAGTTCCTTCAAAATAATTTTGTAGTTTTGTATAAGATTGTTCATGTATTTAATCAATTGATAACTAATTAAATATACGACTTTTTAGTCGAATGAACAATCTTTTTTTTATTTTTTTTCCTAAATGCACAAGGGGTTGTACACAATTAGTTTATTATTATTTAAATGTTCAAACTTTTGTGTATTATTTAATGATTGGATTAGGGTCTTTATTTCCACAATAATATATAGCTTATTTAGTTTCATTAAAAGGAATATACTTATTTAAAAATATTTTATTGAAAAACCTCCTGTACATATTATTTTTAATATTCAGTATAACTTTTGGTTATGCTCAGGAGGTCGTTGCCCAAGAATTACAATCTACCAATGTAAACTACGCCATCAAAGGAATAAAATATGATGAAAAAACCAAAAGAATCATCATCATAGGCGATGCAGGCGCAGGTAAAGAAAGCGACAGAGGTTCAGGAGAAGATAGCCAAGAGGTGTTGCCAGGCGGCAAAGATTATACCCTTACCGATGCCAAAGGCAATGTTTGGGCTGTCGACGAAGAGGGGAACATAACAAATGTAGGAATGCAAGCCAAAGGAGGAGCTTCTACCCCACAAAATACCGCCGGAGTAGATGCTAAAGGAAATGCAACGACTATCACAGCTGAAGGCATTAGAGTAACTTTTAAAAACAGTAGTGATTCCAAATACGCTTTTGACCAGCCTGCAAAAGCATTGAATAGTGATTATAAAAAGCTTAACGGAAAAGTAATTCCATTCAAAGCTGTAGAAAACAAAAAGACGGAACCCTTTATTGCAAGCGTGGAGATTACAGATAATAGTATATCTGCGGATAGTTTAATATTCAAAACTTCTAAAGGTGTACCGATAGATGCCAAAAAAGTAGGAAATGATTATAGATTGACTTTAAAAGGCTTATACAGCTATGCTACAGAACAAGTACAAGCAATCATTAAGCAAGGAGATAAATACCAAGTAGCTGGAGCGTTTAATTTAGTTCATATCTCACCTAAGACAATTAAGCTAAACCTCGTTCCAACGACAGGAGTAAGTATATCCAGAAACCAAATACAGAAAGTAAAAGATATCTATAAGAAAATAGCTATAGATGTAGATATTAGCGTTAAAGAAGCCTTTGACATTACGCCTTATTTAGTAAATGGAAAATTACCTTCGGAAGATGCCTTTGGGGATTTGTCTAGCTACAGCCCTGCACAAAATAAGGTAATTGAAGCCTACAAACAGCAGCGAGGAGTAGATTTGGCGTATTACATATTTGTAACGGATAGACCATCTTCCAATGGACAAGCCGGCTATATGCGATTGGGTGGGCAGTTTGGTTTTGTGTATGACCAACAGGCAAGAACCATAGCACACGAGCTAGGGCACGGAGCCTTGCGGTTAGAGCACCCATTTAAGGAGTTTAAGAATGTAGCCCAAGGAGATATGAAAACCCTGATGGACTACAATGCCAGTAACACCAATCCCAAGACCAACACAAATACCAACACCAATCCCAAGACCAACACAAATTTCATATACCCAGACTGGAAACAAGTAAACGACCCTAAGTTTAAGATTTATGCCTTCCAAGGGCAAAGTGAGGGGGAGTTGGCAAATCTGCAATTTACAGAAATTAAATTTGATGACACTAAATTTGTAGAAATTGCCACTGAAAATATTTCTATAGGCTGTGAAAATGTGTTATTACCCTCTGGAAGATTAGTGAAATTTTCTTCAAATGAATTGAAAAAGATCAAGACAATTGGATTATCTGACAGAGAATTAAGCCATGTTATTGGAGTGGATGGTAAAAAATATAATCTATCCAATAGAGTTGAAACTGATACTATAGAAGGCTCAAACGATATAGAAATCACAAAAGTATATGATGCTTATAAACTTGTATGTTTTAAGTGTATAGAGACTGATGAAAATGCTAAAAAAATTATAAAACAAACTCAAAACGGGGAGGGAATTTACACGAATGTCCCTCAAAAATACATTATTGCTGAATTTACTTCAACGGTGGAATGTAGAGATGGTATTCAAATAATAGCCCAAGATGAAGAAGGCAATATTATCTGTAAAACATTAAGTAAAGATGCTTGTGAGAATTATAGGTTACAAAATAAAAAAGAAGGTTCGGGAAGAAAAAAAGACATTGGCACTGTAGAAAGAGGCAATGGAAAAACGAGCTGTAAAATAACTATTTATGGAAAAACTGATACAAATGGTCAAACGGGCTATACAGTAGATGTTGAATTTACAGGGACACCTAAAAATGCAAAAATAAAGGCACAAGAGCAGGATTTAAAAGATGAAATAAAACGCATTGCCGAAGAAAAATTAAATCAATTAGGATTAGAAGGAAAAGCAGGGAAAACAGTACAAGAAAAAGGCAGTGAATTAGGTGAGTTCTATGTGGCGGATATGACAGGCTGGGAATGGGTTGGAGAAATAAGCGAACTAGGAAACTCTGTTTGGGAGACAGCCGCACTTCCAAAGAGCTACTGGAATGAAGATGGAGAATTCAAATATAATGAGGCAAAAATACATATGCCTCCTGCTTTTGTAGGTGTGAGTGATGGCGTTATAGAAGAAGTAACAAGTTACCCCCAATTGATAAAATTAGGCTATGATGTAGCTACTAAAGAGGAAGTGCGTACGGGGCTTTGGAATAGTGTGAAGAATATTAGCCTAGAAAGTATAAAAAATGCAGCAGTAGATTTTTATGAACAGAAAAAAGCGAACTATACTAGTGATAAATCTTACATTGTAAACCATACCGTAGGGAAAGATGGTGTAGAATTAGCGAGTATCCTAATGGGTACTGGAGGAATTAAAAAAGCGGTTAAAAATGTAGATGAAGGAGTTGAAAAAACAGGAAAAAAAATAAAAGAAGCAATTAAAAATAAGTTAGATGATATAGAAAAAGAATTTTTGACTAATACTTTTAAAAATTTATTAACCAATAAATTTAAAAATTATAAAGGGTTACTAAGTTTTGAAGATTGGTCAAAACGATATAAAACTTTGTATAAAAATCGGAAAATTGGAAAATTGACAGAAGATGAATTTCAACTTTTGGAAGGAGGTTTAAAGCCTAAAAAGGGTATTACAACCTCAGACGGGAAACGATACTTTGATAATGTATCAGATGGTACAGCAAGAGAAGTAAAATCTGGTCCAATTACTTTGTCAAACAGTAAACAACAAATACTAAAAGATATTGAAATTTTGAATCAGAATTTAACAAATAACCAAATTTCAAAAATTGAATGGCACTGCTTTGATGAAGTAAATGAAATTGAAATAAATAAATTTATTCAAGATAACTTAAGACAAGAATTAAAAAATACGGAGGTATTTAAGATAATTAAATATTAAAATTATGGTGATTTTAAACAATAATAGAGAATTACAGAGTTTTATTGAAAAAAAAGATTTTTACATTGATTTTTTAATAGAAAAACTTAATAAATTCAATATAAAAGGTAATAGTATTGATGATTTTGAAAATAGAATTGATGAAATTGAAAATTTTTATCATAATTATTATTCAAATTTCAATGAAGAAGAGCGTAAATTATTACAATTATCTTTTTGGGCTTTTTTTTCAACAATCTTGATCAATAAATTAGGGGGAAAGTTGCAGATTGCACCAAAATCAGATTATTGTGCTGGAACACCACAGTTGGTAGATTTTGGTAATAGATATAATAAAAATGGAAAAAGGCAATGGATAGGAATTGGATTTGATTCTTGGTTTAATGGTGTCGTTCAAGATAAATTATTAGGTTCTCTGGATGGAACAGTAAAGCATGTTATAGATTACTATAAATAAAATTGAATGATACTGTCTTTATGGTAATGCTCCAAAGTTAGTGATATTACAATTTTACTAAATTAACAACATTATTATCATAAAAATAAGACAAATACTAAAAGATGTTGAAATTTTAAATAATGATTTAGCAAAGGAAATAGATAAAATAGAATGGCATTGTTTTGATGAAGTAGATGATACTTTCATTAAAAATGTAAAAGACGAATTGAAAAAGGCAAATGTAAAAGAAAGTGATTTTATCATTATAAAATATTAAAAAATGGAAATAAAATTAAATAAAGAATTACAGAAAAAATTAGATGATTTTTTAGCAACAAAAGATGAGAAAATGAACAAATTTATAAAAATATTAAATTTAGAAGAATTTACTTTTTCAAAAGAAGAAATTAATAATATAGAAGAATATTAT
It includes:
- a CDS encoding IS982 family transposase, which encodes MNNLIQNYKIILKELKETCKNIPTKKKIRKPKLSDMELVALNITAEYMSINSELQLFRCIAGTELDSKIERSVYNKRKRKLFSYIEKIRKTLSEKFSDFTDVFIVDSTPIEICKVSRAHRSAICSTDEIHPSFGYCAAKKSKYFGYKLHAVCDKNGIFHSFDFTPANVHDVNYLKDIKEDFKNCELIGDRGYISKEIQLDLFNCSNINLSVPMRKNQHDFVAFPKVKSRIRKRIETNFSQLCGQFLMGINLAKTFQGFITRILSKITSFTMIQYLNFFVFKRDLNKIKVNLC